The following coding sequences are from one Clostridioides difficile ATCC 9689 = DSM 1296 window:
- a CDS encoding response regulator transcription factor encodes MSKLIYIADDEDNIRNLVKTFLKNEGHDVMDFKTGDELLEQFNIKECDLVILDIMMPGSSGFEVCTKLREKSTVPIIMLTARDTDIDYITGITLGSDDYFTKPFSPMSLVMRVKSIFRRIEFEKKQNYDKYSNSIDMELKFGDVIINKKNKIVTSKNVNIDLTPNEYNLLTYLFENIDRAVSRDELLNKIWGYDIEVETRAADDTVKRLRKKILNTNILIETVWGFGFRLKEKS; translated from the coding sequence ATGAGTAAGTTAATTTATATAGCAGATGATGAAGATAATATAAGAAATTTGGTAAAGACATTCTTAAAAAATGAAGGTCATGATGTTATGGATTTTAAAACGGGTGATGAACTTTTAGAACAATTTAATATAAAGGAGTGTGACTTAGTAATACTAGATATAATGATGCCTGGCTCAAGTGGTTTTGAAGTATGTACAAAACTTCGTGAGAAAAGTACAGTCCCAATAATCATGCTTACTGCAAGAGATACAGATATAGATTATATTACAGGGATAACCTTAGGTAGTGATGATTATTTTACAAAACCATTTAGCCCAATGTCTTTGGTTATGAGAGTAAAATCTATATTTAGAAGGATAGAGTTTGAAAAGAAACAAAATTATGATAAATATAGTAACTCGATAGATATGGAATTAAAATTTGGTGATGTAATAATAAATAAAAAGAATAAAATCGTTACAAGTAAAAATGTAAATATAGACCTTACACCAAATGAATATAACCTATTGACTTATTTGTTTGAAAATATAGATAGAGCAGTTTCCAGAGATGAATTATTAAACAAAATATGGGGATACGATATAGAAGTTGAGACAAGGGCTGCTGATGATACAGTGAAGAGATTACGTAAAAAAATTTTAAATACAAATATTTTAATAGAAACTGTATGGGGGTTTGGATTTAGGTTGAAGGAGAAAAGTTAA
- a CDS encoding sensor histidine kinase — protein MKNGNDKNRIGKIKSKFKLKFSKKNISIKTRILLSILCLIIIVFMIILVSFNVFLDTYIKTTANEELTKSTEIVEHMDSNFRPIKPPQDDGKLPPKVLSNFMRNVQDKVRMAETQSDADAMVVDSKYNLIFPTREDDFLKNVDEMELIRECIQNEKLDLNSDANTRISTRNKDYYISTVKITSIYGEQDKYLILFIDISKTLNLAQKINIVLISVMCFAGILAIFTAVILSEKIAKPIKELCEFAKKMGQGDFKRTYFDFSDKELVELSTVMNKSAEYLDKYDNEQKIFFQNASHELRTPLMSIKGYAEAIKYNVIDSKHASDIILEESDRLSDMVEDLLYISKIDNITKDFELVECDLREVLSNCGARQNVRAINKGIKFIYEFDEEMVLFECDEKNISKAFMNLIENALRYAKSEIKIVCKYNQKNIVVIIEDDGIGIKKEDLPHVFERFYKGVGGNHGIGLSIVKSIVNKHGGRIYVENGKKGAKFTILFKL, from the coding sequence ATGAAGAATGGAAATGACAAGAATAGAATTGGAAAGATTAAATCCAAATTTAAATTAAAGTTCTCAAAGAAAAATATAAGCATAAAAACTAGGATTTTGTTGAGTATACTTTGTTTGATAATTATAGTATTTATGATAATATTAGTATCTTTTAATGTATTTCTTGATACATATATAAAAACAACTGCGAATGAAGAATTGACAAAGTCTACAGAAATAGTAGAACATATGGATAGTAATTTTAGACCTATTAAGCCACCACAAGATGATGGAAAGCTTCCTCCCAAAGTATTATCTAATTTTATGAGAAATGTACAAGATAAAGTTAGGATGGCAGAAACACAATCAGATGCTGATGCTATGGTAGTTGATTCTAAGTATAACCTGATATTTCCAACAAGAGAGGATGATTTCTTAAAAAATGTTGATGAGATGGAGCTGATTAGGGAGTGTATTCAAAATGAAAAATTAGATTTAAATTCAGATGCAAATACACGGATATCTACCAGAAATAAGGATTATTATATTTCAACTGTAAAAATTACTAGTATATATGGTGAACAAGACAAGTATCTTATACTTTTTATAGACATATCAAAAACTCTAAATCTAGCACAAAAGATAAATATTGTATTAATATCTGTAATGTGTTTTGCTGGAATATTAGCAATATTTACAGCTGTGATTTTATCTGAGAAAATTGCTAAACCGATAAAAGAGTTGTGTGAGTTTGCAAAAAAAATGGGTCAAGGAGATTTCAAAAGAACCTACTTTGACTTTTCAGATAAAGAATTAGTAGAGCTCTCAACTGTTATGAATAAGAGTGCTGAGTATCTGGATAAGTATGATAATGAACAAAAAATATTTTTTCAAAATGCATCTCATGAATTAAGGACACCACTTATGTCTATTAAAGGTTATGCAGAAGCTATAAAATATAATGTTATAGATAGTAAACATGCAAGTGATATAATTCTTGAAGAAAGTGATAGGTTAAGTGATATGGTTGAAGATTTATTATACATTTCTAAAATAGATAATATAACTAAAGATTTTGAACTTGTAGAATGTGATTTAAGAGAAGTACTTTCAAATTGTGGAGCTAGGCAAAATGTAAGAGCTATAAATAAGGGGATAAAATTTATTTATGAATTTGATGAAGAAATGGTTTTATTTGAATGTGATGAAAAAAACATTTCCAAAGCATTTATGAATCTTATAGAAAATGCTTTGAGATACGCTAAGAGTGAAATAAAAATAGTGTGTAAGTATAATCAAAAAAATATAGTTGTGATAATAGAAGATGATGGAATTGGAATCAAGAAAGAAGATTTACCTCATGTTTTTGAAAGATTCTATAAGGGAGTAGGGGGAAATCATGGAATTGGATTATCAATAGTTAAATCTATTGTAAATAAGCATGGTGGGCGTATATACGTAGAAAATGGCAAAAAAGGAGCTAAATTTACTATATTATTTAAATTGTAA
- a CDS encoding sensor domain-containing diguanylate cyclase: MKYELLEKEIIHKEELRLSNECYKIIVEQTDSVVFEWNIKENKSFVSQAWTEKFGYNNACKNIFKEIKDKDLVHSEDKAIFEGFLESIKKKNMHNQAVYRLKKSNGEYIWCRTSITSIYNDENELLRVVGVIVDVDSDIKKYEELRTRAESDSLTNIYNKGTFEKLVEETIVMNTGDKKDALFIIDLDDFKEINDNFGHPFGDFVLKTFADKIQTSFGSKDLVGRIGGDEFVVYMQDYVTEVNLHKKAKELNRVLSDNYTDLSFSFDASVSIGIARYPQDGTSFFELFKNADRALYSIKASGKNSYCLFEEELYVQ, encoded by the coding sequence ATGAAATATGAACTACTTGAAAAAGAAATAATTCATAAGGAAGAATTAAGACTTAGTAATGAGTGTTATAAAATTATTGTTGAACAGACTGATTCTGTCGTTTTCGAATGGAATATCAAAGAAAATAAATCATTTGTATCGCAGGCTTGGACTGAAAAATTTGGATATAACAATGCATGTAAGAATATTTTTAAAGAAATTAAAGATAAAGACTTAGTTCATTCTGAAGATAAAGCTATATTTGAAGGTTTTCTTGAAAGTATTAAAAAAAAGAATATGCACAATCAAGCAGTATATCGTTTAAAAAAATCTAATGGTGAATATATTTGGTGTAGAACATCAATTACAAGTATTTATAATGATGAAAATGAACTTTTAAGAGTTGTCGGAGTAATTGTAGATGTAGATAGTGATATAAAAAAATATGAAGAGTTAAGAACTAGAGCAGAAAGTGACTCATTGACCAATATATACAATAAAGGTACATTTGAAAAATTAGTGGAAGAAACTATAGTTATGAATACAGGTGATAAAAAAGATGCATTATTCATTATTGATTTGGATGATTTTAAAGAAATAAATGATAATTTTGGTCATCCATTTGGTGATTTTGTACTAAAAACATTTGCTGATAAGATACAAACTAGTTTTGGTAGTAAAGACTTAGTCGGAAGAATTGGTGGAGATGAATTTGTTGTATATATGCAAGATTATGTTACAGAAGTAAATTTGCATAAAAAAGCTAAAGAATTAAATAGAGTACTTTCGGATAATTACACTGATTTGAGTTTTAGTTTTGATGCTTCTGTCAGTATAGGTATTGCAAGGTATCCTCAAGATGGAACTTCATTTTTTGAATTGTTTAAAAATGCAGATAGAGCACTTTATAGCATAAAAGCATCAGGTAAAAATTCATATTGTTTATTTGAAGAAGAACTATATGTACAGTGA
- a CDS encoding MerR family transcriptional regulator, which yields MSQVSKNYFTTGEFAKICGINKKTLFHYDDIGLFSPELKKENGYRYYSYHQLSIFGIISSLREVKMPLKEIKAYIDKRTPNLLIELLEKKTIDIKNEIEKLNNIQALMESTISFTKNACNIDANTITLKEHEEEYLVKTPVTYKEQFLGDEEENFLYECINFMDNYELSDYGTIGSIIKGEDIINKDFESYSYLFTKVNKEYKKYPVSIKPKGLYVTAYHKGSYETIYKTYEKLLNFFNQNNLRIGDFVYEEYLLYDISVRDSNEYLTQISAEVKM from the coding sequence ATGAGTCAAGTTTCAAAAAATTATTTTACAACTGGAGAATTTGCAAAGATTTGTGGAATCAATAAAAAAACACTTTTCCATTATGATGATATAGGTCTTTTCTCACCAGAATTAAAGAAAGAAAATGGATATAGATACTACTCATACCATCAACTTAGCATTTTTGGTATAATTTCTTCACTTAGGGAAGTAAAAATGCCTTTAAAAGAAATTAAAGCTTATATAGACAAAAGAACACCTAATTTACTAATTGAGCTTTTAGAAAAGAAAACCATTGATATTAAAAATGAAATTGAAAAACTAAATAATATTCAAGCTCTAATGGAATCTACTATTTCATTCACTAAAAATGCTTGTAATATAGATGCGAATACTATTACTTTAAAAGAACATGAAGAAGAGTACTTGGTCAAAACACCTGTTACATATAAAGAACAGTTTTTAGGAGATGAGGAAGAAAATTTTTTATATGAATGTATTAACTTTATGGACAACTATGAATTGAGTGATTATGGTACGATTGGCTCAATCATTAAAGGTGAAGATATAATTAATAAAGACTTTGAATCATATTCATATTTATTTACAAAAGTTAATAAAGAGTACAAGAAATATCCTGTATCAATCAAACCAAAGGGACTTTATGTAACTGCTTATCATAAAGGGAGTTATGAAACTATTTACAAGACTTATGAAAAGTTATTAAATTTTTTTAATCAGAATAATTTACGTATTGGGGATTTTGTTTATGAAGAATATCTTCTATATGATATAAGTGTGCGAGATTCTAATGAATATCTAACTCAAATCTCAGCAGAAGTTAAAATGTAA
- a CDS encoding ABC transporter ATP-binding protein, whose translation MKKLIHFLKPYRVLIVVVLIFTFLQTLGTLYIPTLTANIVNNGVVKGDIDYIVKTGLMMMIVAGITALSAVLVCKVSANLSSGFCRDIREAVFIKSQDLSINDFNNIGTASMITRSTSDITLIGQSVFMFIQLVLPAPIITVSGLFLAYSIDKAMTIIIVVVMFLFMLSAFLVGKKLIKLFKMMQIKMDNMNRVLREVVTGVRVIRAFNRSRFEKKRFDRTAIDYSETAISINKIFAVLMPIVMLIMNLGIVSIIWFGGMRVSNGNMEIGHIMALVEYCILILFYLIMGVMVFMYIPRAGACADRVNQILDIEPEIVDGNGHKDTVSERGHLVFKNVTFSYAQSEEPVLNNITFEAKSGEVTAIIGSTGSGKSTIANIIPRFFEIQSGEISINGQDIKKIPQKELRDKIGFVPQKAFLFSGTIEENIRYGKEDASIEEVKHAASIAQADEFISDMEDKYDSFVAQGGNNLSGGQKQRISIARALVRKPEVYVFDDSFSALDFKTDKRLRKALKNEIKDSSAIIIAQRISTIMDANQIIVLNDGKIVGIGKHKDLLENCEVYKQIADSQLSKEELA comes from the coding sequence ATGAAAAAATTAATTCATTTTTTAAAACCATATAGAGTTTTAATTGTTGTAGTTTTGATATTTACGTTTTTACAAACACTTGGAACTTTGTATATACCAACACTTACAGCAAATATAGTAAACAATGGTGTAGTAAAGGGAGATATAGATTATATTGTAAAAACAGGTTTAATGATGATGATAGTAGCTGGTATAACAGCTTTATCAGCTGTGTTAGTTTGTAAAGTATCAGCAAATCTTTCATCTGGATTTTGTAGAGATATTAGAGAAGCAGTATTTATAAAATCACAAGATTTATCAATAAATGATTTTAATAATATAGGTACAGCATCAATGATTACTAGGAGTACTAGTGATATTACTTTAATAGGTCAGTCTGTGTTTATGTTTATTCAATTAGTATTACCAGCACCAATTATAACTGTTTCTGGTCTATTCTTAGCATATTCTATAGATAAAGCAATGACAATTATTATTGTTGTAGTAATGTTTTTATTCATGCTTTCAGCATTTTTAGTTGGTAAAAAGCTTATAAAGTTGTTTAAAATGATGCAAATAAAAATGGACAATATGAATAGGGTGTTACGTGAGGTAGTAACTGGAGTAAGAGTTATAAGAGCTTTTAATAGGAGTCGTTTTGAAAAAAAGAGATTTGATAGAACTGCAATAGATTATTCTGAAACAGCAATTTCAATAAATAAAATATTTGCAGTACTTATGCCTATTGTAATGTTAATAATGAATTTAGGTATAGTAAGTATTATTTGGTTTGGTGGGATGAGAGTCAGTAATGGAAATATGGAAATAGGTCATATAATGGCACTTGTTGAATATTGTATCTTAATTTTATTCTATTTAATCATGGGAGTAATGGTATTTATGTACATACCTAGAGCAGGTGCATGTGCAGATAGAGTAAATCAGATATTAGATATAGAACCTGAAATTGTAGATGGAAATGGTCATAAAGATACTGTCTCAGAGAGAGGACATTTAGTATTTAAAAATGTAACCTTTTCATATGCACAATCAGAAGAACCTGTGTTAAATAATATAACATTTGAAGCAAAATCTGGAGAAGTAACTGCAATTATAGGAAGCACTGGCTCAGGCAAATCTACTATTGCAAATATAATACCACGTTTTTTTGAAATTCAATCTGGAGAAATATCTATAAATGGTCAGGATATTAAGAAGATTCCTCAAAAAGAACTTAGAGATAAGATTGGATTTGTACCACAAAAAGCTTTTTTATTTAGTGGAACAATAGAAGAAAATATAAGGTATGGAAAAGAAGATGCAAGTATTGAAGAAGTAAAGCATGCTGCAAGTATAGCTCAAGCTGATGAATTTATTTCTGATATGGAAGACAAGTATGACTCATTTGTAGCACAAGGTGGAAATAATTTGTCAGGTGGTCAAAAACAGAGAATATCCATTGCAAGAGCGTTAGTTAGAAAGCCTGAAGTATATGTCTTTGATGATAGTTTTTCTGCATTAGATTTTAAAACAGATAAAAGACTTAGAAAAGCGTTGAAAAATGAAATCAAAGATTCATCAGCTATAATTATAGCACAACGTATAAGTACAATCATGGATGCTAATCAGATTATAGTTTTAAATGATGGAAAAATTGTAGGTATTGGAAAACATAAAGATTTACTTGAAAATTGTGAAGTTTATAAGCAAATTGCGGATTCACAACTTAGTAAAGAAGAACTTGCATAA
- a CDS encoding ABC transporter ATP-binding protein produces MSEKRIDEQDIEVLSFEDGMSAEKAKDAKKTTKRLLKYMAKQKFKILIIFISVLISSALTVLAPMVMGKAIDQLFNGIKTAVQTGTKFSVNFSTMGGIVSILLGLYLISAVFIYIQQYIMSGVAQNLVLSMRKDLSDKLNKLPLKYYDSHKKGETLSIVTNDLEKVADSLQEGLMQLITAVVTVVGSIVMMISISVPLTIVSAITLLVSLGITVVIARKSQERFSENQKALGELNSNIEEIFTGQIVVKAFSKEKDTIRNFKILNQNLYNASRKAQFSSYAISPIIRFINLIGYVIIAVVGGIFASTGAMTLGSIQAFIQYVNQASEPTTEISYIVNMLQAAIASAERVFTVMDEVEEIKDEESSKVISMPKGKVQFEHVKFGYSDDFILMKDININLNAGDKIAIVGPTGAGKTTLVNLLMRFYEIQGGRITIDGVNIKDLKRGELRTMFGMVLQDTWLFNGSIKENIAYSKSDATMDEIVRAAKSARVDHFIRTLPQGYDTILTEDASNLSQGQKQLLTIARAILSDPSVLILDEATSSVDTRTEVEIQKAMNNLMKGRTSFVIAHRLSTIRDADLILVMKEGTIIEQGSHKELIEKKGFYEELYNSQFTSEYDEDVV; encoded by the coding sequence ATGAGTGAAAAAAGAATAGATGAACAAGATATAGAAGTACTTAGTTTTGAAGATGGCATGTCAGCAGAAAAAGCTAAGGATGCAAAAAAAACTACTAAGAGATTATTAAAATATATGGCAAAACAAAAGTTTAAAATATTAATTATTTTTATTTCAGTATTGATAAGTTCAGCGCTTACAGTTTTAGCACCTATGGTTATGGGAAAAGCTATTGACCAACTATTTAATGGAATAAAAACTGCAGTCCAAACAGGTACAAAATTCAGTGTGAATTTTAGTACTATGGGGGGTATAGTATCAATACTTCTAGGGTTGTACTTAATTAGTGCAGTATTTATATATATTCAACAGTATATTATGTCAGGAGTTGCACAAAATCTAGTTCTTAGCATGAGAAAAGATTTAAGTGATAAACTCAATAAACTTCCTCTTAAGTACTATGATTCTCATAAAAAGGGGGAAACACTTAGTATAGTAACAAATGATTTAGAAAAAGTAGCAGATAGTTTACAAGAAGGATTAATGCAACTTATTACAGCAGTAGTTACAGTAGTTGGTTCTATTGTAATGATGATAAGTATAAGTGTACCACTTACAATAGTATCAGCTATAACATTACTTGTTTCATTGGGTATTACTGTTGTAATTGCAAGAAAATCACAAGAAAGATTCTCTGAAAATCAAAAGGCACTAGGAGAGTTAAATAGCAATATAGAAGAGATATTTACTGGTCAAATAGTGGTTAAAGCATTTAGTAAAGAAAAGGATACTATAAGAAACTTTAAAATATTAAATCAAAATCTTTATAATGCAAGTAGAAAAGCACAGTTTTCGTCATATGCAATATCTCCAATTATTAGATTTATAAACCTAATTGGCTATGTTATTATAGCAGTTGTAGGTGGGATATTTGCATCAACTGGAGCAATGACTCTTGGTAGTATACAAGCGTTTATTCAATATGTAAATCAAGCATCAGAGCCTACTACAGAAATATCTTATATTGTAAATATGCTTCAAGCAGCAATAGCATCTGCAGAGAGAGTTTTTACAGTTATGGACGAGGTGGAAGAGATAAAGGATGAAGAATCTTCAAAGGTTATTAGCATGCCTAAAGGTAAAGTACAATTTGAGCATGTTAAATTTGGATATAGTGATGATTTTATTCTTATGAAAGATATTAATATCAATCTAAATGCAGGAGATAAGATTGCAATTGTTGGACCTACAGGAGCTGGAAAGACAACTCTTGTAAATTTACTTATGAGATTTTATGAGATACAAGGTGGAAGAATTACTATTGATGGTGTTAATATAAAAGATTTAAAGCGTGGAGAACTTAGAACTATGTTTGGTATGGTTCTTCAAGATACATGGCTGTTTAATGGAAGTATAAAAGAAAATATTGCATATAGTAAGTCAGATGCCACAATGGATGAAATTGTAAGAGCAGCAAAATCAGCAAGAGTAGACCATTTTATAAGGACTTTACCACAAGGGTATGACACTATATTGACTGAGGATGCTTCTAATCTATCTCAAGGTCAAAAGCAACTTCTAACAATTGCCAGGGCAATACTTTCAGACCCATCAGTATTGATTCTTGATGAAGCAACATCTAGTGTAGATACTAGAACAGAGGTAGAAATTCAAAAGGCAATGAATAACTTGATGAAGGGAAGAACTAGTTTTGTTATTGCACATAGATTATCAACTATTCGAGATGCTGATTTAATATTAGTAATGAAAGAAGGAACTATTATTGAACAAGGAAGCCATAAGGAACTTATTGAAAAGAAAGGATTCTATGAAGAACTTTATAACAGTCAATTTACAAGTGAATATGATGAAGATGTTGTATGA
- a CDS encoding polyphosphate polymerase domain-containing protein, which translates to MNKKLNYRFEMKHKITEADVLALKSRLYPIMKKDENASKDGKYLIRSLYFDTPEDKALLDKLNGVAIREKFRIRFYNNDCSYIRLEKKIKHYNMTSKLSTNLTKKEVINILNNDIEFLKESTNCLLREFYLKLKCERLEAKSIVDYNREAFIYPVGNVRVTIDSDIKTSVNSVDLFNKDLPTVSVIDDNMTVLEVKYDEFIPDFIKDLIQINKTTSTAVSKYASSRLYI; encoded by the coding sequence GTGAATAAAAAATTGAACTATAGATTTGAAATGAAGCACAAAATAACTGAAGCAGATGTGTTAGCTTTAAAATCAAGACTCTATCCAATAATGAAGAAAGATGAAAATGCATCTAAAGATGGAAAATATCTTATTAGGAGTTTATATTTTGATACTCCTGAAGATAAAGCACTTTTGGATAAATTAAATGGCGTTGCAATAAGAGAAAAGTTTAGGATAAGATTTTATAATAATGACTGCTCTTATATAAGGTTAGAGAAAAAAATCAAACATTACAACATGACATCAAAGCTATCAACTAATTTAACCAAAAAAGAAGTAATAAATATACTAAATAATGATATTGAATTTCTAAAAGAGTCGACAAATTGTTTATTAAGAGAATTTTATTTGAAATTAAAATGTGAAAGATTAGAGGCAAAAAGCATAGTTGATTACAATAGAGAAGCTTTTATTTATCCAGTTGGAAATGTAAGAGTTACAATCGATAGTGATATTAAAACTTCTGTAAATTCGGTAGATTTATTTAATAAAGATTTGCCAACTGTTTCGGTAATTGATGATAATATGACTGTATTGGAGGTTAAATATGATGAATTTATACCAGATTTTATAAAGGATTTAATTCAAATTAATAAGACTACCTCTACAGCAGTTTCAAAGTATGCTTCAAGTAGATTATATATTTAA
- a CDS encoding DUF4956 domain-containing protein, giving the protein MTFNDIFKSSFIENVSGFSFVDSALALGSAFLVGLFIYMVYKKTYMGIMYSRPFNVSLVALTMLTTFVILAVTSNVVLSLGMVGALSIVRFRTAIKDPMDLVFLFWSLGSGIVLGAGLIPLAVMGSIIMGLILIFFSNKTISETPYILMVNCNNEDSEDIATDKIKKVFTKYQIKSKSVTPEKGIELVFEVRMKDGETSLINDLSQVDGVTNAVLVSYNGDYVA; this is encoded by the coding sequence ATGACATTTAATGATATTTTTAAATCAAGTTTTATAGAAAACGTATCAGGTTTTTCATTTGTGGACAGTGCTTTAGCACTAGGTTCAGCTTTTTTAGTAGGTTTATTTATATATATGGTCTATAAAAAGACTTATATGGGAATTATGTATTCTCGACCATTCAATGTGTCGCTTGTAGCACTTACAATGCTTACAACTTTTGTAATATTGGCAGTTACTTCAAATGTAGTTTTATCCTTAGGTATGGTTGGTGCTTTATCTATAGTAAGATTTAGAACAGCAATTAAAGACCCAATGGATTTAGTATTTCTATTTTGGTCATTGGGTTCAGGTATAGTTTTAGGAGCAGGTTTGATTCCCTTAGCTGTCATGGGTTCAATAATTATGGGATTGATTCTAATATTCTTTTCAAATAAAACAATATCTGAAACTCCATATATATTGATGGTAAATTGTAATAATGAAGATTCAGAAGATATAGCAACTGATAAAATTAAAAAAGTATTTACTAAATATCAAATAAAATCAAAAAGTGTTACACCAGAAAAAGGAATAGAATTAGTGTTTGAAGTAAGAATGAAAGATGGAGAAACAAGTCTTATAAATGACTTGAGTCAAGTAGATGGAGTTACTAATGCAGTTCTTGTAAGTTATAATGGTGACTATGTAGCATAG